In Citrus sinensis cultivar Valencia sweet orange chromosome 3, DVS_A1.0, whole genome shotgun sequence, the sequence ttatttttaattttaagataaacctttaagaaataaatcagATGACATTATGGTAAGAATTACCTTGTTGAGTGGCTCAGATTCTATTGTCATTGCGATTTGCTTTGGCAAAATTTAAATGAGACTTTGTTTGTCTTCTGCAGATTATTGGGTTTCGGTGCCTTTATAATTTAGACACAGATTTTAAATACGGTGGGTTTTGCATGAGTAAGTTACGGCATGTCGGCGCGAAGGGTTCTTTAGTCTTTATGCAGACGAATTGGATAATAAATTTGCTTAGACACAGTTTTATTGggaattataattatagtacTACTGATGTTCTACAATTCGAGATCTATTAAGATCAATTAACATTATTTGTAGTGTGGCGCCGCCTAAATAcgatgttttgttttgtttttttttttccgcaTGAGCAACTTGCCGCATGTCGGCCCGAAGGCTTCTATTCTCTTTAAGTAGACCGAAATTGGGTACGGTGCTTTTTTCCCCttaatattatctaaaatacAGCTGTATAGTTGTAGGTGCCATGACTTATAGTCACCCAATTACACCAAGTgtccatataaaaaaaaaaaagaagctatccgggaaaaataaataaataaataaataatatccaATCTATGACCACGCCCAAGATCATAAGAATAAGGAAGCACAtaggaacaaaataaatgaggtatatATGGAATAAACATGTTTATTTCCCTACGATCAAATTCACATCCATGTGTGCAAAAATAGTGGGTGACATGTGTCATCAGGGAGAGAGACTAAGATAGAACTCTAAACCCATGTCACCTATCATCTATAAATAGGGATCATCTCACTAAGAAAAAGGGAGATCCCTCCTGagccaaaaaaagaagagcaGTATTCATCcctcaaaagagaaaaatttaaccTTATTTATTGTTCTTATTCCCATTAAATCTTAAATCAAATACTGACTTGGGCGTCGTAGTGCCTTTTTCAGGTACCCAACTCACTGGATTCGAGTTCAACAAGCGCCACAAGTTCTCTACAAATCAAAAATACGTGTGAAGGTAAATTCCAACCTCCTTCATTGGTGCCGTCCGTGGGGAATGGATATTGTGGGCCCACTACCACCTACTCCAGGAGGAGTACGATTCGTACTTCTAGCaaccaattattttattaaatgggtTGAAGCTTCTGCTTACTCAAGTATCACAAGTAAAGAAGTAACCAAATTCCTCAAATCCAATATCATCACTAGATTTAGTCTTTTGCGGATCATAGTTTCTGATAATGGAAAGCAATTCCAGAATGCTTATATGGAAAAACTTTGTCAAGAGCAAGGAATAGAGCATAGATTTTCATCCTGCAGCTATCCGCAGGAAAATGGACAAGCGGAAATCACCAACCAAACCATTTTTGACAATCTAAAAAAGAAGCTGGAAAGTCGGAAGGGGCTATGGTTAAAGGAGCTTTCGAATGTCCTACGGGCTTATAGAACATCGGAAAGGCGACCAACAGGGAACAAACCTTATTCCCTTGTCTACGACATAAAAGCTATACTCCCAATGGAAACTACCCTCCCAAAATTGAGGTCTAAACTCACTCAGCTTGCTGAAACAATGCCTCCCTATTACTGGACAAGGATTTGGTTGATGAAGCTCGATACGCAGCTGTAGTACACATGGCTGCTTATAAACAACGAATTGAAATGCTATACAAGGCACGTCAAGTTCCGAAAATTCAAGAAGGGGGAACTTGTCCTCAGAGTAGCAATGGATGTTAGGAAAGAGGTCAATACTGGAAAGATGGTGGAAAAGTGGGAAGGACCATCCCAAATCAAGAATGCACTTGGCAAAGAAGTCTACAAGATTCAAACGCTTGATGGGAAAAAAGGTCCCTATTGCTTGGAACGTCATTCACTTAAAGAAGTTCTATGcttaagaaagaaatttaCTTGGTGCcttcttgtttcttttaattcctACTATCAATCCACTTTTCCCCATAGACGGTGCCAATGAAGGTGTTAGATTTTTTTACCTTCacatatatttatagtttGCGGAGAAATTGTCACGATCGTTGGCCTTGAATCTGGAGGGTTCTTTGGCTTCCAAAAGCATTGTTCATACTTAGACAGAGAAAACCATATTCtccatctttcttctttctttaatcttgATTAAACACTAACTTGGGTATTAGAGTGTCTTTTTCATATACTCACCCCTTCCGATTCGAGGCCAACAATCGTGGCAAGTTCTCCACAAACCACAAATATGTgtgaaggtaaaaaaaaaaaaaaaaaacccatcaCCTACAATAGTATAAAAACAAGCCTAGAAGcaatcctttaaaaaaaagtacaaaaaaatccaATTTAGAAATCTAAtggaaaaaattacaatagtTTAAACTCTCACATTCACTTGGGAAGACTCGGATCCTCCACCTTTAACTAATGGAAGGAGGTaccaacaaataaaatcaatgagttattgataatttttttagcaaGTGCTTGGAAATTTTTTACTCTCTAATTAAGTATCTTACATTCTAAGTGATTCTATGGTGCAATACAAACAAACTAGTAGCATATCTTACCAGCTGCCATATGTTGCTCTAAAGGCCTGTTCGAGATTACATTTGGGAGGAAAAAGGATATCTACCCTCAAGGTTTGGAGAAATAGTTATAAAGATCCTTAAATTTTCTATAAGGGATATCATGACCTCCTTTTGAGTATAATATTCATTGACTCtctaaacccaaaaaaaattgacgtctaaatttcataataaatagaaatatgacattaaaataaatataataatatgtacattttaatataaatttaatatttaaaaatatttttattatattaaagtaatattaataataaatagaaatataatattaaaataaataaatttaaattgaaactatttttgaatatgttgtaaaaaaatacctttaatattattaatacggagatattttgttaattgtaaaatgtaaatctttataataaatataaatatgttattaaaataaatataataattaaaaattttaatattattttaaatataaaatataatttaatattattagtctacttaatagattatattatttatattaaatttgtattagttaaaaaattttaaagtcattTTTCTATGGTGTCCCTTTTTGGCTTTTGGAAAACTTGGGGGTCTTTGtgattattttctcaaacCATTGGGGTATAGGTGTTTCCTTTTTGGAGACTCAAAACCAGTCAAAAGTGAttataaaaagctaaaaactaattttaatgttgGGTAAATTTTCTTAGAAGTCAATTTTAGCAAAATTATCCCATCTTACAACAAATTTtggaaagaagagaaagagtgGCTTTTCAATATTCTGATTTTAagaattagttttatatttaatataattatatatatatatatacatacatatatattataaaaataaaaaattatccttattaattagcaAAGAAAGTCACTAACtttaaagatattattattataaattatattgagataacaaaataaaaataaaattaataatataaaatattatttttgttatcaattattacatatacacaataaaaatattatatatatgtttataattgtgtaaataaatcttattcaacattatgtcaaatttagggatggcaatggggtggAGTGAGGGTGGGGAGTCATACCCCATTCCCCTCCCCACTAAAAATTTTCACCTCCATTCCCCACCTCATTCCCCAGTAAATTTAGTGGGAAGAGGATGGGGAATCCCTGTGTGGGGAATGATTCCCCCTCCCCACTCTCATTCCCCATTTACCTATTTTATAGTAGGTATAGATACATGATtccagtaaattaaaaattatagacttaaaataaaactaaggATCCTAAACGATATCAAAAAGTTATTACggtataataattttcttgaacTTTAATAAGGTAAAGGATTCTAAGCTAGATCAACGTTACACACATATATACGGCGTTGTTCCAATCCGTAATTTCAATCCAACTGcctccaaaactttttattttttttggttggctGCACGTGGTGGGGAGCCCTGTGATCATTGGTTGTGgaaatccaaagcgtgaaacaatgttgcttttcaaaaatcctatcaccaccttgtgatcattggttctacatggaattgttctacccatttcgatacgtagtcaacagcaaccaatatgtattgatggccaaaagaagggggaaagggacccatgaagtcgataccccatacataaaaaatctcaaccactaaaattggatttagtagCAGTAGGTATAGAACACCCTACAATAGGAAAAAGTATTCATGACTCTCATAATTAGAAAGtgtttttgcatttatttcattttattttgaccTTAAGTGTATCAATGATCAATTAAGAGTCGCAAATAAGTGTAAACAATTGTGAAGATTATAAAGGGTACAAATCTCTCCCATGTATTTACTTGTGTGTTGATCTCATCTAGGATTTGGAATTTTATTGAAGTTTAGGAAAGCTATTAAACCATATAGTTTAATAGTATAATGTCTCATACGTTtcccaaatattttattattaaaacatataactgaataattttctcaaattttaacGAAGTCCAGGATCTTATATTGgaacattttttaatatatatagttcTTATCGAGTTCAGGcatcctcatttttttatctttcatgtGGATATGCTGTTAAACCctgaaatttaatagaatcagTGTAGATATACTATTAAACTAGACGGATTAACAGCATATtcgcattaaaaaaaaaaggagagcaCATTCGCTTGAGAATGATTATATACATATCTCTAACATGTAAACCTAGGGACCCAATTGTAATGATAATgatggtaataataatactaacaAATTTCTCGTAAGAATATATGTcacactaattttttttcttcaaaaaaatcaTGTCCAGAAAGTAAAAATTGAATCAAACAGAACACTAATGGCCCTATGTTAAAGATCAAACGCCAGAGTACGAGCAGCTGCTTCATATATACATAGCTAAAGTCTTTTAGTGATGCTTCTTTCAAACTAAATCGGAAGCACCCGAATTTCAGGATTAGTCGATGCCCAATACTGATAGCAGTTCAAGCAAGTTATATGCCTTCTCAATGGTATAAAGGACATACGTTTATGTCCACATCGACTGCATTTGCAAATGCCATAAACTATATTTTTCGGTGATACAAGTCCAGAAAATATTCGACCATTAGTTTCAGCTCTCCcctttcttgaattttcatacCAGAGTTGCATTTTATCACTAGCCATTTCTTTTGCGGTCATGTTGACAATTGTCTCTGGCTTAACGTCTCCAAGCAAAACTTTCTTTCGGAACTCATGATTTTTTGGATCATTGAAGTTAAATAGTAAGCGTCTGTACTTGAACTTATAGGTCTCAGAAGACCTGCCCCATTTTTCATACATTGCAGACTCCATCGATATAGCTACTTGAATTGGATTGCAAGCCTTCACTTGATCAATAACGTTTTTGTCATGAGCAGCCTCGATAGAGACCTTGGACAGAGCACCGTAAAGGTTTTTCCTTACAATCTCCCTAATACAATCATTGCATTTAACAACTTTCGATGCTTTGGGAAcatttgttgaaaaaataacatgtatatatgctattttgagggcacattttgagtgggtcccacttaacaaaagtgaaaaatcttGTGAGGTTCGGATTCTACTCCGTTGATACTTCAAAagtataatcttattttctcaaaatggtgcttgggtgaatgagaaattgtctctcaaagtTCACCCTTGAAGCtggaaatttgaaaggaaataaggCTTATCCCACATGGGAAAAAGAAGCCTAGGGAttagtgtttatatataaacacttaacCATGCATGAGTAAGAATTATAAGGATGGAGGATCTCTCCACACGGGGGGTGCAAATCCAAGACCGATTTGGTTGAACTCGTGTGCGCCCGCGCGTCTTGCGTACGCGAATGTCAGCCCAAAATCATTCATGCAAGCTTGGTACGTTTTaaatttccttttgaatttttgttgtaaCAGTTTCACGTTTTGAATTCAAACAGCttcataacaataattttttagctGTTATACACGTttatgaattcaattttcaaatcaatttggtgGGGGGCGCTGGCGAAGTTCTTCTGCTGGACTCGGAAtagggcgagactttgcgaggggcctccgtGTGCCCGCGGGGAGTCGCGGGtacagccgcgcccaaaaataaacGCTCGAAGGTCGGAGGCTTTTAGTGGTAATATTTAAGTGTGATATGATATGTCTTATTTTTCTGTCTAtgtatgtatttgttttgaacaagcgcggctacccccccatctcgatgcccccggaccgctggtcccgtgggacgaaacggaaacggaatcggaggccccgatcatgagttacggccTCTTTGAATTCAAACAGctttataacaataattttttagctGTTATACCCGTttatgaattcaattttcaaatcaattcaGTGAATTGAATTGGCTGTTATAACTATTTAATTGTATAtattgaattcaaaaattcaatacAAAGCAGCTGTTACATTCTCACATGAGTATAAAAAGGCACATCCTCTTCTGTTTTTTGGACACACTAAAATCAGCACTAAGAGcacttgttatttttcttccctccttcttcatcttttttttctgaTCGAGTTTGCCGATGTTGTGGTTCGCCGGAATTACCTGTCCGTGCTTGACCGGAAATTCGTGCCCGTTGTATTCTGGGAAACAGATACCAGCAAACCTAAAGCACTCCAAGAGGTGGTAAATCTGTTTTAAGGAAATTGTCCTGTGCAGGCCTCGggtttatatttatgtttcaGTTTCCTTCCTCTTCTGTTCTTCATTTGTTGTTTCCGATTGCTGGTTTACATTGTTGTTTAAATTAGCtactatttaaattgttatctcactgtgtttgtttttctaacAATCTTAAAACAGAATTTAAACTATCATTGAGATGGCAACTGAAACCATTGACAAAGTTTCGTATGTCCCTGTTGCTGCACCATCGGTTGTCAAGGAACCAACCTCTGTGGCAATTCCTGTCAATCATGCGGAAAGGCCTAAAAAATTCAATGGCCAGAATTTCAAACGCTGGCAGCAAAAGATGTTCTTTTACCTGACCACGTTGAACCTTGCGAGGTTCTTGACGAAGGATGCTCCTAAACCCAAAGAGGGTGAAACGGATTTTCAAGTTGCAAGTGCAATTGATGCATGGAACCAAtctgattttttatgtaaaaattatgtaatgaaTGGCCTTAGTGATTCCTTGTATAACGTATACATAGGAAAGAAAACCGCTAAGGAGCTATGGGAATCCTTAGAGCGGAAATATAAAACTGAGGATGCGAGTACCAAAAAGTTTGTTGTTGGTCGCTTCCTAGATTATAAAATGGTGGATTCTAAAACTGTAATAAGTCAAGTACAAGAGCttcaaattatattatctGATATCCTTGCAGAAGGGATGCATTCAAGTGAAACTTTTCAAGTGGCCgcaattattgaaaaattgccTCCTGCTTGGAAAGATTTCAAGAGCTATTTGAAGCATAAACGCAAGGAGATGAATATTGAAGGGCTGGTTGTTAAGCTCAGAATTGAGGAAGATAACAGAAATGCAGAAAAAAGAGGGGCTATTTCTGTGGCTAAGGCAAATTTTGTTGAACATGgacctaaaaataaaaatacaaaattgggTCCGAGAGGAGGAATTTCCAAGAAGCAAACAAAGTttcaaggaaaatattttaattgtgatAAGATGGGTCACAAGGTTTCGGATTGCAGGTTGCCTAAAAAGAAGCGAGAGACGAATGTCGTGGAAAACATCACTTAACATGTTTCAGACATAAACCTCTCTGCAGTGGTTTCAGAAGTGAATCTGATTGGCTCTAATCCGAGAGAATGGTGGATTGATAAGGGAGCAACCAGACATGTTTGCTCGGACAAAGGGATGTTCACTTCATTTGAAGCAGTGAGCAATGGAGAGAAGCTATTCGTGGGGAATTCTGCTATGTCTGAGATTGAGGGTCAAGGGAAGGTGATTTTGAAGATGACTTCTGGGAAAGAGCTGACTGTAAACGATGTGCTTTATGTGCCAGAAATTTGGAAGAACTTGGTGTCTGGATCGCTGCTGAACAAACATGGTTTCCGAATGGTGTTTGAGTCAGATAGGGTAGTTTTGTCAAAAAAGTGGGATGTATGTGGGAAAGGGTTATGTTAATGATGGGTTATTTAAGCTCAATGTAATGACTCTGAAaccaacaattaataataaagctagttcttttgcttattttcttGAGTCTTCTAATCTTTGGCATGGTAGATTAGgacatgttaattttaattctttacgtaaattaattaacatgaagCATATTCCCAATTTCCCAATTGATTTGGAACATAAGTGTGAAACTTGTGTTGAGACAAAACTAACTAGGTCATCtttccaaataattaaaagaaataccGAACCACTTGATTTAATACATAGtgatatttgtgattttaaatccATTCAAACAAGAGGtggtaataaatattttattaccttTATAGATGATTGCACAAAATATTGCtatgtatatttattgaaaagtaAAGATGAAGCTTTGGAAAAGTTTATTCTCTACAAAAATGAAGTTGAGAATCAacttaatagaaaaatcaaagaattaaGGAGTGACTGTGGTGGTGAGTATAGTGTTCCGTTTATGTCACTATGTGAACAAAGTGGAATCATACATCAAGTCACGGCTCCATATTCACCTCAATCTAATGGGATTGcagaaagaaagaattgaattttaaaggAAATGTTGAATGCAATGTTGTTAAGTTCTGGGTTACCCCAGAATATGTGGGGAGAAGTTGTTTTGTCagctaattatttattaaataagatacCTCGAAAGTAAGAAGATAAAACCCCGTATGAGCTATAGAAATGTAGAGCACCTTCATATAAATTCTTACGAGTGTGGGGGTGTCTTGCTAAAGTAGTGGTgccttcaaataaaaaagtaaaaataggACAAAAAACTGTTGACTGCATTTTCATTGGTTATGCAAAAAACAGTAGTGCTTATCGATTTCTAGTGCATGAGTCTAAAGTTCCAGATGTCCACAAAAATACGATAATAGAATCAAGAAATGC encodes:
- the LOC127900788 gene encoding transcription elongation factor TFIIS-like, encoding MESAMYEKWGRSSETYKFKYRRLLFNFNDPKNHEFRKKVLLGDVKPETIVNMTAKEMASDKMQLWYENSRKGRAETNGRIFSGLVSPKNIVYGICKCSRCGHKRMSFIPLRRHITCLNCYQYWASTNPEIRVLPI
- the LOC127900787 gene encoding uncharacterized protein LOC127900787 — translated: MDIVGPLPPTPGGVRFVLLATNYFIKWVEASAYSSITSKEVTKFLKSNIITRFSLLRIIVSDNGKQFQNAYMEKLCQEQGIEHRFSSCSYPQENGQAEITNQTIFDNLKKKLESRKGLWLKELSNVLRAYRTSERRPTGNKPYSLVYDIKAILPMETTLPKLRSKLTQLAETMPPYYWTRIWLMKLDTQL